In Campylobacter vicugnae, a genomic segment contains:
- a CDS encoding polysaccharide biosynthesis/export family protein, which translates to MKKVLSILTIFTTAAIAIMPVSSINSVNSTTTNTQSYIANNQTNPTQMLQDGNQTTITAQDVQTVFGENLFSGNFTMVSQHIYNPDYILAIGDVVNVKLWGAYEFEQQLTIDSQGNIFLPKVGVIKLLGVKNSNLVAVISKSVKRVFKENVHVYADMGIYQNVSIFVTGNVNKPGLYQGLSSDSLIQFIDKAGGINPQYGSFRNITVVRNNKPYKNIDLYDFMVDGKIEMFALKNGDVILVGSVGAYMSASGEVLRSYRFEAKDNSMSLKELARLAGIKPVVTQAIVKSHSNNSQIQINSYPLSKFESVSLKAGDAVEFMTDHAATEVRVNIDGEHSGARAIVVPKGTTLGEIMEKIGFNAQSNVDAIQLFRKSVAKMQKNLIDSHLRELESIALTTSSATTQEAQIRAAEAKSILEFIERARQVEPKGQVVISNKDDINQIVLQEDDTIYIPTKDNIVIVQGEVSMPGAFTHVADSDIEDYIEMAGDLSARADSSRVILISANGKAGKFRASSGEDVYPGDSILVLPKVEGKTLQATSILTQILYQLAIAAKVVIDL; encoded by the coding sequence ATGAAAAAAGTACTATCTATTTTGACTATATTTACTACCGCAGCAATCGCTATAATGCCAGTAAGCTCTATAAATTCAGTCAATTCAACTACGACAAATACACAATCTTATATCGCTAATAACCAAACAAATCCTACTCAAATGCTACAAGATGGCAATCAAACTACGATAACTGCTCAAGATGTTCAAACAGTATTTGGAGAGAATTTATTTAGCGGTAATTTTACAATGGTTAGTCAGCATATATATAATCCTGATTATATTCTTGCTATTGGTGATGTGGTTAATGTCAAGCTATGGGGCGCATATGAGTTTGAACAACAGCTTACTATAGATTCTCAAGGAAATATATTTTTACCAAAGGTAGGCGTTATTAAACTTTTAGGGGTTAAAAATTCAAATTTAGTAGCAGTTATCTCAAAAAGCGTAAAAAGAGTATTTAAAGAAAATGTCCATGTCTATGCCGATATGGGTATCTATCAAAATGTATCTATATTTGTTACTGGAAATGTTAATAAGCCCGGTCTTTATCAAGGACTTAGTTCAGATTCTCTTATACAATTTATAGATAAAGCTGGTGGGATAAATCCACAATATGGAAGCTTTCGCAATATCACAGTAGTGCGAAATAATAAGCCTTATAAAAATATTGATCTATATGATTTTATGGTAGATGGTAAGATCGAGATGTTTGCTTTAAAAAATGGCGATGTGATCTTGGTTGGTAGCGTTGGGGCATATATGAGTGCAAGCGGAGAAGTGCTTCGCTCATATAGATTTGAGGCAAAAGATAACTCAATGAGCCTAAAAGAGTTAGCAAGACTAGCAGGAATTAAGCCTGTAGTAACCCAAGCTATAGTAAAAAGCCACAGCAATAATAGTCAAATTCAAATTAATAGCTATCCGCTTTCTAAATTTGAATCTGTTAGTTTAAAGGCTGGCGATGCTGTGGAGTTTATGACCGATCACGCCGCGACTGAAGTGCGTGTAAATATAGATGGAGAGCATAGTGGAGCTAGAGCAATTGTAGTGCCTAAAGGGACTACGCTTGGTGAGATTATGGAAAAGATTGGCTTTAATGCTCAATCTAATGTAGATGCTATTCAGCTTTTTAGAAAAAGTGTAGCTAAAATGCAAAAAAATCTTATAGATTCGCATCTAAGAGAGCTAGAGTCTATCGCACTTACGACATCATCAGCTACTACACAAGAAGCTCAGATAAGGGCTGCTGAGGCTAAATCTATTTTGGAGTTTATAGAACGCGCTAGACAGGTTGAGCCAAAAGGTCAAGTAGTAATTAGTAATAAAGATGATATAAATCAGATTGTATTGCAAGAAGATGATACGATATATATCCCAACTAAAGACAATATAGTAATTGTCCAAGGCGAAGTCTCTATGCCAGGAGCATTTACCCATGTGGCTGATTCTGATATAGAAGATTATATAGAGATGGCAGGAGATCTAAGCGCTAGGGCTGATAGTAGTAGAGTTATACTTATTTCGGCTAATGGCAAAGCGGGTAAATTTAGAGCTTCTAGCGGAGAAGATGTCTATCCTGGAGATTCAATTTTGGTATTACCAAAGGTAGAAGGCAAAACTCTTCAAGCTACAAGTATCCTAACTCAAATTCTATATCAACTAGCAATAGCTGCTAAGGTAGTTATAGACCTATAG
- a CDS encoding cytochrome P450 encodes MGVCPFHPKPHNSKAGLITTFLLKRRSWLDGLYAKSYKMRAGRVKMPGFDLFVVNDPKEVRKIMIDNVKEFPKSDMLHELLKPLLGVSIFTTNGEVWKKQRELLKPSFEMTRISKVFDLMSSAAADMMERFRKYPDGSIVEVDEHMTFVTADVIFRTIMSSKLDEIKGKEILHAFVTFQEETARTAIRKFFCVPQWLSNILGENKRMKAGAVIRKSLSDIIQPRYDSYKSDNYSDILSSLLHTVDASSGERFSFEEILDQVSMLFLAGHETTASSLTWTLYCLSLDQDAQQKAYNEIISINKDGKFSISDIKEMKYLTNVFKEALRLYPPVGFFARQSKGEAKIRDKVLQKGSGVVVAPWLIHRHDDFWEAPHEFRPDRHNENIPKEKYMPFGLGERICIGQGFAMQEAIIILANILREFKLELKDGFVPDVVGRLTVRSANGMMIKMSKRQ; translated from the coding sequence ATGGGAGTTTGTCCATTTCATCCAAAACCGCATAATAGCAAAGCTGGGCTGATAACGACATTTTTGCTCAAGCGCAGATCGTGGCTAGATGGCTTATATGCTAAAAGCTATAAGATGAGAGCTGGTAGGGTAAAGATGCCTGGATTTGATCTTTTTGTGGTAAATGATCCTAAAGAAGTTCGTAAAATTATGATAGATAATGTTAAAGAATTCCCAAAAAGTGATATGCTCCATGAGCTTTTAAAGCCTCTTTTGGGTGTTAGTATTTTTACTACTAATGGCGAGGTGTGGAAAAAGCAAAGAGAGCTTTTAAAACCAAGTTTTGAGATGACTAGGATTAGCAAGGTTTTTGATCTGATGAGTAGTGCGGCTGCTGATATGATGGAGAGATTTAGAAAATATCCTGATGGATCTATCGTTGAGGTTGATGAGCATATGACATTTGTAACTGCAGATGTGATATTTCGTACTATTATGAGTTCTAAGCTAGATGAGATAAAAGGCAAGGAGATTTTACACGCATTTGTAACATTTCAAGAAGAGACTGCTAGAACAGCTATTAGGAAGTTTTTTTGTGTACCACAATGGCTTTCAAATATTCTTGGTGAAAATAAGAGAATGAAAGCTGGAGCTGTAATTAGAAAGAGTCTTTCAGATATTATTCAACCTAGGTATGATAGTTATAAAAGCGATAATTATAGCGATATTCTCTCATCGCTTTTACATACAGTAGATGCTAGTAGCGGGGAGCGTTTTAGTTTTGAAGAGATTTTAGATCAAGTATCAATGCTATTTTTAGCAGGTCATGAGACTACAGCGAGTTCGCTTACTTGGACTCTATACTGTTTAAGCCTTGATCAAGACGCTCAGCAAAAAGCATATAATGAGATAATTAGCATTAATAAAGATGGCAAATTTAGCATTTCAGATATTAAAGAGATGAAATATTTAACTAATGTCTTTAAAGAAGCCCTAAGGTTATATCCGCCAGTTGGATTCTTTGCTCGTCAAAGTAAAGGCGAGGCTAAGATAAGAGATAAGGTTTTACAAAAAGGATCTGGGGTTGTCGTTGCACCATGGCTAATTCATAGACATGATGATTTTTGGGAAGCTCCACATGAGTTTAGACCAGATAGACATAATGAAAATATTCCAAAAGAGAAATATATGCCATTTGGGTTAGGTGAGCGAATTTGTATCGGGCAAGGCTTTGCTATGCAAGAGGCGATTATAATTTTAGCTAATATTTTACGCGAATTTAAGTTGGAATTAAAAGATGGGTTTGTCCCTGATGTTGTCGGTAGGCTCACGGTTCGTTCAGCCAATGGTATGATGATAAAGATGTCAAAAAGGCAGTAA
- a CDS encoding alpha/beta hydrolase: MNREVFYIAGFDPRSPKYYYSIFKSNIVKTSRIEQNCLNLNKLENAEIPNFIIDYKGCKTRYSFLAWNDIVIEHFCKKFFDVFAALIAFFIGYTISGVTYMVAKYSRTQLIAGYYPLLFILFSYFMIILVCYILGSIMGITLLWGLVAILIFYLGTKAIFYIGQKAGIFWLLSIYKFCYRYAQQRVDGIDERNEFFANAIINSIKNNQNNNTEIMVVAHSVGTILAISSVAKVIKKCKLEGLNISNLKLVLIGGCVPLTSFQKCGDKFKKELEIVANSDITWLDFSSKIDGACFFMLDYVKKSNIKAKHSPNLISVRFFKIYDKKTYKNIRYKWYEVHFLYLKATQISGGYDYFYMIADPSRLEDKVF; encoded by the coding sequence GTGAATAGAGAAGTTTTTTATATCGCTGGGTTTGATCCTAGAAGTCCAAAGTATTACTACTCCATCTTTAAGAGCAATATTGTTAAAACAAGTAGAATAGAGCAAAATTGTTTAAATTTAAATAAATTAGAAAATGCAGAAATTCCAAATTTTATTATAGATTATAAAGGTTGTAAAACTAGATATAGTTTTTTAGCTTGGAACGATATAGTAATAGAGCATTTTTGTAAGAAATTTTTTGATGTATTTGCTGCACTTATTGCATTTTTTATCGGTTATACTATCTCTGGTGTAACCTATATGGTAGCAAAATATTCACGCACTCAGCTTATTGCTGGATATTATCCTTTATTATTTATATTATTTTCATATTTTATGATTATTTTGGTTTGTTATATTTTAGGCTCTATTATGGGGATTACTCTTTTATGGGGTTTGGTTGCTATTTTGATATTTTATCTTGGCACTAAAGCAATATTTTATATCGGACAAAAGGCTGGAATATTTTGGCTGCTTAGTATATATAAGTTTTGTTATAGATATGCTCAGCAAAGAGTTGATGGAATAGATGAGAGAAATGAGTTTTTTGCTAATGCGATAATAAATAGTATAAAAAATAATCAAAATAACAATACCGAGATTATGGTTGTAGCTCATAGCGTAGGGACGATTTTGGCTATTAGTAGCGTAGCAAAGGTTATAAAAAAGTGCAAACTCGAAGGTTTAAATATATCAAATTTAAAGCTTGTATTGATTGGCGGATGTGTGCCGCTTACATCGTTTCAAAAGTGTGGAGATAAATTTAAAAAAGAGCTTGAGATAGTAGCAAATTCAGATATTACTTGGCTAGATTTTAGCTCTAAAATAGATGGTGCTTGCTTTTTTATGCTTGATTATGTTAAAAAATCAAATATTAAAGCCAAACACTCACCAAATTTAATATCAGTGAGATTTTTTAAAATTTATGATAAAAAAACCTATAAAAACATAAGGTATAAGTGGTATGAGGTGCATTTTTTGTATCTTAAAGCTACTCAAATTAGCGGTGGATATGATTATTTTTATATGATCGCAGATCCTAGCAGACTTGAAGATAAAGTATTTTAA
- a CDS encoding replication-associated recombination protein A, producing MNLSVKFRPNKIEQMVGHDDIREIFAKFIKNKNIPHSLFFGSAGSGKTTMAKIIAKQMEYEFFELDGANLKSEDIRKIIAKFEDSFYLPLIFIDEFHRLSKTQQETLLIPMEEKKCIIIGATTENPKFTVSSGIRSRMMIFEFKPLSYDDLEKLLNDIQKSIYFQINQEAKEYLISSSSGDARSMLNLLEYALNIDKNISLKTLKTLRCSSFGEGSSSKDTHYNLISAMIKSLRGSDVDAAIYYLARLIAAGEEPEFLARRMVIFASEDIGNANPNALNIATNTMLAVSKIGYPEARIILSQCVVYLANSPKSNSSYKAINLALDYIAKNPALPVPPYLINTNPAKKDYLYPHDFGGWVEQKYMLKDLKFYHSNGIGFEQTLDDWLIKLKFKN from the coding sequence ATGAATTTAAGTGTTAAGTTTAGACCAAATAAAATAGAACAAATGGTAGGTCATGATGATATTAGAGAAATTTTTGCTAAATTTATAAAGAATAAAAATATTCCTCATAGTCTATTTTTTGGTAGTGCAGGAAGTGGCAAGACTACAATGGCTAAGATTATTGCTAAACAGATGGAGTATGAGTTTTTTGAGCTTGATGGGGCAAATTTAAAAAGCGAAGATATTAGAAAAATTATAGCAAAATTTGAAGATTCTTTTTATCTACCGCTTATATTTATAGATGAGTTTCATCGCTTAAGCAAAACTCAACAAGAGACGCTTTTAATCCCTATGGAAGAGAAAAAATGTATAATCATAGGTGCTACCACAGAAAATCCTAAATTTACAGTAAGTAGCGGTATTCGCTCAAGAATGATGATATTTGAGTTTAAGCCACTATCTTATGATGATTTAGAAAAACTCTTAAATGATATTCAAAAAAGCATATATTTTCAAATCAATCAAGAGGCCAAAGAGTATCTAATTAGCTCAAGTTCAGGAGATGCTAGAAGTATGCTAAATTTGCTTGAATATGCGCTAAATATAGATAAAAATATAAGCCTAAAAACTTTAAAAACCCTTAGATGTTCTAGTTTTGGCGAGGGAAGTAGTAGTAAAGATACTCACTATAACCTTATAAGTGCCATGATAAAAAGTCTGCGTGGTAGCGATGTAGATGCAGCGATATATTATCTTGCAAGGCTTATAGCAGCTGGGGAGGAGCCAGAGTTTTTAGCGCGTAGAATGGTGATATTTGCTAGTGAAGATATAGGCAATGCCAATCCAAATGCTCTAAATATTGCTACAAATACTATGCTAGCAGTATCTAAAATCGGCTACCCTGAAGCTAGGATTATACTTTCTCAGTGTGTTGTATATTTAGCCAATTCTCCTAAGTCAAACTCAAGTTATAAGGCTATAAATTTAGCTTTAGATTATATAGCTAAAAATCCAGCCTTACCAGTGCCACCATATCTTATCAATACAAACCCAGCCAAAAAAGATTATCTATATCCTCATGATTTTGGCGGATGGGTGGAGCAAAAATATATGCTAAAAGATTTAAAATTTTACCATAGCAATGGTATTGGATTTGAGCAAACGCTAGATGATTGGCTCATAAAACTTAAATTTAAAAATTAA
- a CDS encoding DMT family transporter — MRSKNYIFGIFITLIGGILWGFSGACGAYLFKFHQVGSDWLVPYRLLLSGILLLIFCLFKNPKTIFNPLKNIYNYPRLIFFALIGLMMTQYSYFYAIELSNPAVATVLQYTAPVFILGLACFYDKRLPSKIEFYALILAAVGVFLLATHGKIDTLALSLKALIFCLISALCVVVYNFAPQKLARVYGIELVLGWGLVIGGVVLALYMQVWNLDGVSRLSGYLALGGVVIFGTVLAFSFYLWGVELIGAPKASMIAAIEPVSAAMFSYFWLNVEFAAYDLVGFIAIMLCVLILSKDKKDEFKC; from the coding sequence ATGAGAAGTAAAAACTATATATTTGGCATTTTTATCACGCTTATTGGTGGAATTTTATGGGGTTTTAGTGGGGCTTGTGGAGCCTATCTTTTTAAATTCCACCAAGTTGGTTCTGATTGGCTCGTCCCATATAGATTGCTTTTATCTGGTATTTTACTTTTAATATTTTGCCTATTTAAAAATCCAAAAACTATATTTAACCCGCTTAAAAATATTTATAATTATCCAAGACTTATATTTTTTGCACTTATTGGCTTGATGATGACACAATATAGCTATTTTTATGCTATTGAGTTATCCAATCCTGCAGTTGCAACGGTTTTACAATATACCGCTCCAGTATTTATTCTTGGACTTGCATGCTTTTATGATAAAAGATTGCCAAGCAAAATAGAGTTTTATGCGCTGATTTTAGCAGCAGTTGGTGTGTTTTTGCTAGCTACTCATGGCAAGATTGATACTCTAGCGCTATCTTTAAAAGCTTTAATATTTTGCCTTATTAGCGCACTTTGTGTTGTGGTATATAATTTTGCACCCCAAAAGTTAGCTAGAGTATATGGAATTGAGCTTGTGCTTGGCTGGGGGCTTGTTATTGGGGGAGTTGTTTTAGCTTTATATATGCAGGTTTGGAATCTTGATGGAGTAAGTAGATTAAGTGGATATTTAGCACTTGGTGGTGTTGTGATATTTGGTACTGTTTTAGCTTTTAGTTTTTATCTATGGGGAGTGGAATTAATTGGAGCGCCAAAAGCAAGTATGATAGCTGCAATCGAACCAGTATCTGCGGCTATGTTTAGCTATTTTTGGCTAAATGTGGAATTTGCAGCTTATGATTTAGTTGGGTTTATAGCAATTATGTTATGCGTGTTAATACTATCAAAAGATAAAAAAGATGAATTTAAGTGTTAA
- the tpx gene encoding thiol peroxidase, with the protein MSVTFKGTAVELEGNVVNVGQVAPVVELVAKDLSTISVGGASGKYQVLIVVPSLDTGVCATEARTFNQKVASKSNVEATVISLDLPFAMGRFCSTEGIENLRVASDFRGAKFGKEYGVLLASSPLAGLLTRAIFVLDPNGVVVYKELVSEITTEPNYDAALKAISGGGCGCGCSH; encoded by the coding sequence ATGTCAGTAACTTTTAAAGGTACAGCAGTAGAATTAGAAGGAAATGTTGTAAATGTAGGTCAAGTTGCTCCAGTAGTTGAGCTTGTAGCTAAAGATCTATCTACAATCAGCGTTGGCGGTGCAAGTGGCAAATATCAAGTTTTAATAGTAGTTCCAAGCTTAGATACAGGCGTATGCGCTACTGAGGCTAGAACATTTAATCAAAAAGTAGCTAGCAAAAGCAATGTAGAAGCTACTGTTATCTCTTTAGATCTTCCATTTGCTATGGGTAGATTTTGCTCAACAGAAGGTATAGAAAATCTAAGAGTAGCTAGCGACTTTAGAGGTGCTAAATTTGGTAAAGAGTATGGCGTATTATTAGCTAGTAGCCCACTTGCAGGATTGCTAACTCGTGCTATTTTTGTACTAGATCCAAATGGCGTTGTAGTATATAAAGAGCTAGTTAGCGAAATTACAACTGAGCCAAACTATGATGCAGCACTAAAAGCTATCAGCGGTGGTGGCTGTGGATGTGGCTGCTCTCACTAA
- a CDS encoding RDD family protein produces MSKAIAANIFSRVKAFIMDMFFIAAPLLYIMTYVILSGKDEFQSNQLAIFLVWLVFGVIQSIFFAFKAQSPGYRAQGIYLVGLNGKKANLLIYILRYFFFITTFIIGGSFFCFFRKDKRNLHDLLAGTIVVQKG; encoded by the coding sequence ATGAGTAAGGCTATAGCCGCAAATATTTTTAGTAGGGTAAAGGCGTTTATTATGGATATGTTCTTTATCGCTGCTCCTCTTTTGTATATAATGACTTATGTAATTTTAAGCGGCAAAGATGAATTTCAAAGTAATCAATTGGCTATATTTTTGGTTTGGTTAGTTTTTGGTGTTATTCAGTCTATATTTTTTGCTTTTAAAGCACAAAGTCCAGGATATAGAGCTCAAGGCATATATTTAGTAGGGTTAAATGGCAAAAAGGCTAATTTGCTTATTTATATTCTTAGATACTTTTTCTTTATAACTACCTTTATTATAGGTGGATCATTTTTTTGCTTTTTTAGAAAGGATAAGCGAAATTTACATGATCTTTTAGCCGGGACAATCGTTGTACAAAAAGGCTAA
- the pyrE gene encoding orotate phosphoribosyltransferase, which produces MNLESIYKDAGAYLEGHFLLSSGNHSQFYLQSAKVLEDPILTGVLCDKLFAKIAEAGVEFDSVCSPALGGILAGYELARAGKKRFIFTERVDSVMSLRRGFSVKEGERFIICEDIITTGGSALESAKIIEGLGGVVVGFAALANRGFCPVSGFDNERKDSCKLPADKPLFALGNFEFEIYSPQSCPLCKDGSKAIKPGSRGNA; this is translated from the coding sequence ATGAATTTAGAATCAATTTATAAAGATGCTGGAGCATATTTAGAGGGACATTTTTTACTAAGTAGTGGTAACCACTCGCAATTTTATCTACAAAGTGCAAAGGTTTTAGAAGATCCGATTTTAACAGGCGTTTTGTGCGATAAGTTATTTGCTAAAATTGCTGAGGCTGGGGTTGAATTTGATAGTGTTTGCTCGCCTGCGCTTGGTGGAATTTTGGCTGGATATGAACTAGCTCGTGCCGGTAAAAAGAGATTTATTTTTACTGAAAGAGTTGATTCTGTGATGAGTCTTAGACGTGGATTTAGCGTAAAAGAGGGCGAGAGATTTATAATATGCGAAGATATAATAACTACTGGAGGCTCAGCCTTAGAAAGTGCTAAGATTATAGAGGGCTTAGGTGGAGTGGTAGTTGGATTTGCAGCTTTGGCTAATCGTGGATTTTGTCCAGTTAGTGGATTTGATAATGAGAGAAAAGATAGTTGTAAGTTACCAGCTGATAAGCCGCTTTTTGCTCTTGGTAATTTTGAATTTGAAATTTACTCACCGCAGTCTTGCCCACTATGCAAAGATGGCTCAAAAGCGATTAAACCAGGTAGCCGTGGAAACGCATGA
- the frr gene encoding ribosome recycling factor, which yields MLNEIYNNQKVHNDKALEALKRDFTTLRTGKVSINILDHVHVDYYGSSTPLNQVATVLATDASTITITPWEKPMLKTIATAIQAANIGVNPNNDGESVKLFFPPMTTEDRQKNAKEAKAMGEKAKVAIRNIRKDANDDIKKIEKDKTLSEDEIKKGYDEVQKITDNYIAKVDQIVKDKEAELLKV from the coding sequence ATGCTAAATGAAATTTATAATAACCAAAAAGTTCATAATGATAAAGCACTAGAGGCTTTAAAGCGTGATTTTACAACACTTCGTACAGGTAAGGTAAGTATTAATATCTTAGATCATGTACATGTAGATTACTATGGAAGCTCTACTCCATTAAATCAAGTTGCTACGGTTTTGGCTACAGATGCAAGCACAATAACCATAACTCCATGGGAAAAACCAATGCTAAAAACAATAGCCACAGCAATTCAAGCTGCAAATATTGGCGTAAATCCAAATAACGATGGCGAGAGCGTTAAGCTATTTTTCCCTCCTATGACAACTGAAGATCGCCAAAAAAATGCCAAAGAGGCAAAAGCTATGGGCGAAAAAGCAAAAGTAGCTATTAGAAACATTCGCAAAGATGCTAATGATGATATCAAAAAAATAGAAAAAGATAAAACTCTAAGCGAAGATGAGATTAAAAAAGGCTATGACGAGGTACAAAAAATTACCGATAATTATATAGCTAAAGTTGATCAAATTGTAAAAGATAAAGAAGCTGAACTTTTAAAGGTTTAA
- the secG gene encoding preprotein translocase subunit SecG gives MSSILLIIQVLLAVILTIVILLQKSASMGLGAYSGSNESLFGAKGPAGFLAKFTFFMGFLFVINTLALGYTYNQSLRDSVVDSAKFNSIKAPQVPSVAPAAPITDNNTTAN, from the coding sequence GTGAGTTCAATTCTTCTTATTATACAAGTTTTGCTAGCAGTGATTTTGACTATTGTCATATTATTGCAAAAGAGTGCTTCTATGGGTCTTGGAGCTTATAGCGGAAGTAATGAGAGTCTATTTGGCGCTAAGGGTCCAGCTGGATTTTTAGCTAAATTTACATTTTTTATGGGCTTTTTGTTTGTTATTAATACACTTGCGCTTGGTTATACATATAATCAATCTTTACGCGACTCAGTAGTAGATAGTGCTAAATTTAATTCAATCAAAGCACCGCAAGTACCAAGCGTAGCACCAGCAGCACCAATAACTGATAATAATACAACAGCCAACTAA
- a CDS encoding Bax inhibitor-1/YccA family protein, whose amino-acid sequence MSLYNRNLSSRQNEFAHEFEMEQSHSARATFVKQTYQLLSASLLAATVGAYIGVDYVKTFSWMLLILELGMLFGLFFTRKNPTLALILLFGFTFVSGLTLGPVLNTYIGAGMGHIITQAFLMTTVAFGGLTVFAFNTKRDFSSMGKMLFITLIVIVVAGLLNLFFQSAILATIISAVGAILFSAYILYDTQMILRGGYDSPVLAAVSLYLDILNLFISLLNLLGIFNRD is encoded by the coding sequence ATGAGTCTATATAATAGAAATTTATCATCTAGACAAAATGAATTTGCTCATGAGTTTGAAATGGAGCAATCTCATAGTGCTAGAGCGACATTTGTTAAGCAAACCTATCAGCTGCTTAGTGCTTCATTGTTAGCTGCGACTGTTGGTGCGTATATTGGCGTTGATTATGTTAAAACTTTTAGCTGGATGCTTTTGATTTTAGAGCTTGGTATGCTTTTTGGACTATTTTTTACACGCAAAAATCCAACTCTAGCCTTAATTTTGCTATTTGGCTTTACATTTGTTAGTGGTTTAACTCTTGGTCCAGTGCTTAATACTTATATAGGTGCTGGTATGGGTCATATCATTACTCAAGCGTTTTTGATGACTACTGTGGCTTTTGGCGGGCTTACAGTTTTTGCGTTTAATACTAAGCGTGATTTTTCATCAATGGGTAAAATGCTATTTATAACTTTAATCGTAATTGTAGTAGCTGGACTTTTAAATTTATTCTTTCAAAGTGCGATTTTAGCTACTATTATATCAGCTGTTGGTGCGATATTATTTAGTGCATATATCTTATATGATACTCAAATGATTTTACGCGGTGGATATGATAGCCCAGTGCTTGCTGCAGTTTCGCTATATCTTGATATTTTAAATTTATTTATTTCACTTCTTAACCTTTTAGGTATATTTAATCGCGACTAA
- a CDS encoding TerC family protein, with translation MLEWIYMPEAWISLMTLTALEIVLGIDNIIFIAILCGKLPNEQRDRARVIGLGLAMITRILLLLSLFWIMKLTTPLFSVIGQEISGRDIVLIAGGLFLIAKSTLELHSHAVGENEEQSMASRAGAGFMMIIIQIAILDIVFSLDSVITAVGMADHIEIMILAVILAVGVMLLASGAISRFVDANPTIKVLALAFLIIIGVALVGEGLEFHIPKGYIYFAMAFSLVVEMINLYSRKKREN, from the coding sequence ATGCTTGAGTGGATCTATATGCCTGAGGCGTGGATTAGCTTAATGACGCTAACTGCACTTGAGATAGTTTTGGGTATTGATAATATCATATTTATAGCGATTTTATGTGGCAAATTGCCAAATGAACAAAGAGATCGCGCTAGAGTAATTGGTCTTGGGCTTGCGATGATAACTAGAATATTGTTGCTACTTAGCCTATTTTGGATTATGAAGCTTACTACTCCATTATTTAGCGTGATAGGGCAAGAAATTTCAGGACGTGATATTGTGCTTATTGCTGGAGGGTTGTTTTTGATAGCTAAATCCACTCTTGAGTTACACTCACACGCAGTAGGTGAAAACGAAGAGCAAAGTATGGCTAGCAGGGCTGGAGCTGGCTTTATGATGATTATTATTCAAATTGCTATACTTGATATTGTCTTTTCTCTTGATAGTGTGATTACAGCTGTAGGTATGGCTGATCATATAGAGATTATGATATTAGCCGTTATATTAGCAGTTGGTGTTATGTTGCTTGCTAGTGGTGCTATTAGTAGATTTGTTGATGCTAATCCTACTATTAAAGTATTAGCGCTTGCATTTCTTATCATAATAGGCGTGGCATTAGTGGGCGAAGGGTTGGAGTTTCATATACCAAAAGGTTATATATATTTTGCTATGGCATTCTCTTTGGTAGTAGAGATGATAAATCTTTATTCAAGAAAAAAGAGAGAAAATTGA